The Alkalispirochaeta americana genome contains a region encoding:
- a CDS encoding HAD family hydrolase, with product MTQTLQFDPARVAPGATAHIFDVDHTLTRHSTGALFAREGQRAGLFRWRQLATLPYYYLRYRLGALSLGAVTREITPLRGYSREELEDLAYQAWENRGQDDLFPPVRAYLAACRRKGAPVILATSTFDLILAPLREALGIDQVVSSKLEFDQEGFATGWLVGGPCYAEEKAARLKELLKKLELSPRNCAFYSDSHHDLPALRAVGSPVAVNPDRLLARRARLEGWPVIRWDKPWQDHRRT from the coding sequence ATGACCCAAACCCTGCAGTTCGATCCCGCCCGGGTCGCCCCGGGAGCAACAGCCCATATCTTTGATGTGGATCATACCCTCACACGCCACTCCACGGGAGCGCTCTTTGCCCGGGAGGGGCAACGGGCGGGGCTCTTTCGGTGGCGTCAGCTGGCAACGCTTCCTTATTACTACCTCCGCTATCGCCTGGGCGCGCTCTCGCTGGGCGCGGTCACCCGGGAGATCACGCCGCTTCGGGGCTATTCACGAGAGGAGCTGGAAGATCTGGCGTATCAGGCCTGGGAAAACCGGGGACAGGATGATCTCTTCCCTCCCGTCCGGGCGTACCTGGCGGCGTGCCGCCGAAAAGGAGCCCCGGTGATCCTGGCGACATCGACCTTTGACCTTATTCTGGCGCCCCTGAGGGAAGCCCTGGGAATAGACCAGGTGGTCTCGTCGAAGCTGGAGTTTGACCAGGAGGGATTTGCTACGGGATGGCTCGTGGGAGGACCTTGCTACGCCGAGGAAAAGGCAGCTCGTCTGAAGGAGCTTCTGAAAAAACTCGAACTATCACCCCGGAATTGCGCCTTCTATTCCGACAGCCACCACGATCTTCCGGCCCTGCGCGCCGTGGGGTCCCCCGTGGCGGTGAATCCCGATCGCCTTCTGGCCCGTCGAGCCCGTCTCGAGGGCTGGCCTGTTATCAGGTGGGACAAGCCCTGGCAGGACCATCGAAGAACCTGA